In one Arthrobacter jinronghuae genomic region, the following are encoded:
- a CDS encoding isoprenyl transferase, which yields MKFPGVVYAYYERKLRRSLIGDRIPEHIGVMVDGNRRWAKLAGAPTSDGHQAGADKILEFLGWCQELGVRMVTLYMLSTDNLNRDADELEPLLDIIGNTLDRLGEQGNLRVQPVGALEILPARLAKQLTELGESTGDADGLHVNVAIGYGGRREIVDAVKELLRDAEAEGKGIAEVTEEICDTKISEYLYTRGQPDPELVIRTSGEQRLSGFLMWQSAYSEFYFCEALWPDFRRVDFLRALRDYASRQRRFGS from the coding sequence ATGAAATTCCCCGGTGTTGTCTACGCCTACTATGAGCGTAAGCTGCGGCGGTCCCTTATCGGAGACCGCATCCCCGAACACATCGGGGTGATGGTGGATGGAAACCGGCGGTGGGCCAAACTCGCCGGGGCGCCGACCAGCGACGGGCACCAGGCCGGAGCGGACAAAATCCTGGAGTTCCTGGGGTGGTGCCAGGAGCTCGGGGTGCGGATGGTCACCCTGTACATGCTGTCCACGGACAACCTGAACCGTGATGCGGACGAACTGGAACCGTTGCTGGATATTATCGGCAACACCCTGGACCGGCTGGGCGAACAAGGCAACCTGCGTGTCCAGCCGGTAGGGGCACTTGAGATCCTCCCAGCCCGGTTGGCCAAACAGCTCACTGAGCTTGGCGAAAGCACGGGCGACGCCGACGGACTGCATGTCAACGTGGCCATCGGTTACGGCGGACGCCGGGAAATTGTCGACGCCGTCAAGGAACTTCTGCGGGACGCCGAAGCCGAAGGCAAGGGCATCGCGGAAGTCACCGAAGAAATCTGCGACACCAAGATTTCCGAATACCTCTACACCCGCGGCCAGCCGGATCCGGAACTGGTCATCAGGACCTCCGGCGAGCAGCGCCTCTCCGGCTTCCTGATGTGGCAGAGCGCCTACAGCGAGTTCTACTTCTGCGAAGCGCTTTGGCCGGATTTCCGGCGGGTGGATTTCCTGCGTGCCCTGCGCGATTACGCCAGCCGGCAGCGGCGCTTCGGCTCCTAG
- a CDS encoding PhoH family protein, which produces MAAEQQVQERASFVLDTSVLLSDPRAILRFAEHEVILPLVVITELERKRQDPELGYFARNALRLLDDLRVQHGGLGAPIPLGESGGTLRVELNHISTDVLPAGIRGSDNDSRILAVAKSLSDGGRNVTVVSKDLPMRVKASAMGLAADEYRNELVRDSGWTGVAELEISDADMALLYDHQPLLIPEAADLPVNTGTVLMAGRASALGRVGADKRLRLVRGDRDVFGLHGRSAEQRLAIDLLMDREVGIVSLGGRAGTGKSALALCAGLEAVLERREHRKVMVFRPLYAVGGQELGYLPGTESEKMGPWGQAVFDTLEALVSVEVVEEVLDRGMLEVLPLTHIRGRSLHDAFVIVDEAQSLEKNVLLTVLSRIGQNSKVVLTHDVAQRDNLRVGRHDGVAAVVETLKGHPLFGHVTLTRSERSPIAALVTELLEEGQIG; this is translated from the coding sequence GTGGCAGCTGAACAGCAAGTGCAGGAGCGGGCCAGCTTTGTACTGGATACCTCGGTGCTATTGTCCGATCCGCGGGCGATCCTCCGTTTCGCCGAACATGAAGTGATCCTTCCCCTGGTGGTCATCACCGAACTGGAGCGCAAGCGCCAGGATCCCGAGCTTGGGTATTTCGCCCGGAACGCGCTGCGGCTGCTGGACGACCTCCGGGTCCAGCACGGCGGGCTCGGGGCGCCCATCCCGTTGGGGGAGAGCGGCGGCACACTGCGGGTGGAGCTGAACCACATCTCCACGGACGTGCTGCCGGCGGGCATCCGGGGCAGCGACAATGACAGCCGGATCCTCGCCGTTGCCAAGAGCTTGTCCGACGGCGGCCGGAACGTGACAGTGGTGTCCAAGGACCTGCCCATGCGGGTGAAGGCCTCGGCGATGGGACTGGCGGCGGACGAGTACCGCAACGAACTGGTCCGGGATTCGGGCTGGACCGGTGTGGCGGAACTGGAAATTTCGGACGCGGACATGGCGCTGCTGTATGACCACCAGCCGCTGCTCATCCCCGAAGCCGCGGACCTGCCCGTCAACACCGGCACGGTGCTGATGGCCGGACGCGCCTCGGCTCTTGGCCGGGTGGGGGCGGATAAGCGGCTGCGGCTGGTCCGCGGGGACCGGGATGTCTTCGGGCTGCACGGACGCTCGGCCGAACAGCGGCTGGCCATCGACCTGCTGATGGACCGGGAGGTGGGCATTGTTTCGCTGGGCGGCCGGGCAGGAACGGGTAAGTCCGCGCTGGCCCTGTGCGCCGGGCTGGAGGCGGTGCTGGAACGCAGGGAACACCGCAAGGTGATGGTGTTTCGTCCGCTCTACGCCGTGGGCGGCCAGGAGCTGGGTTATCTGCCCGGCACTGAGTCCGAGAAAATGGGCCCGTGGGGCCAGGCGGTCTTCGACACCCTGGAGGCGCTGGTCTCCGTGGAGGTGGTGGAGGAGGTCCTGGACCGCGGCATGCTCGAGGTGCTGCCCCTGACCCACATCCGGGGCCGTTCACTCCATGACGCCTTCGTGATCGTGGATGAGGCACAGTCCCTGGAGAAGAACGTCCTGCTCACGGTCCTGTCACGGATTGGACAGAACTCCAAGGTGGTCCTGACCCACGACGTCGCCCAGCGGGACAACCTTCGGGTGGGCCGGCACGACGGCGTGGCCGCCGTGGTGGAGACACTCAAGGGCCATCCGCTTTTTGGACACGTGACGCTTACCCGCTCGGAGCGCTCGCCGATTGCCGCACTCGTGACCGAGCTGCTGGAGGAAGGGCAGATCGGCTAG
- a CDS encoding prepilin peptidase: MVGILAGYWAAGADGEAGPSVAVVLLSAALVWFAAVAVRLAVIDIRTRRLPNTLVLPSYPVAGMLLAGAALAAGEPDRVSAMLVGAAALWIGFFALRLLSPAGMGFGDVKLAGLLGLYLGFLGPGHVLAGVVAAFVFGGLWGVALILARRGTASSTVAFGPFLLLGAAVAMLAPALQ; this comes from the coding sequence ATGGTGGGGATCCTGGCGGGCTATTGGGCAGCAGGCGCCGACGGTGAAGCGGGTCCATCCGTTGCCGTGGTGCTGCTTAGTGCGGCGCTCGTCTGGTTTGCGGCCGTCGCCGTCCGGTTGGCCGTGATCGACATCCGTACCCGCCGCCTGCCCAACACCCTGGTCCTGCCGTCCTATCCGGTAGCCGGGATGCTGCTGGCCGGTGCGGCGCTGGCCGCCGGGGAACCGGACCGCGTCAGCGCAATGCTGGTGGGGGCCGCTGCGCTGTGGATCGGGTTTTTTGCCCTTCGGCTGCTCAGTCCGGCCGGCATGGGCTTCGGGGACGTTAAGCTTGCCGGGCTGCTGGGCCTCTATCTGGGTTTCCTCGGCCCCGGCCACGTCCTGGCAGGGGTAGTGGCTGCATTTGTTTTCGGCGGACTCTGGGGAGTGGCGTTGATCCTCGCCCGGCGGGGGACGGCGTCGTCAACGGTGGCATTCGGTCCGTTCCTGCTCCTGGGGGCCGCCGTAGCCATGCTGGCCCCTGCCCTACAGTAG
- a CDS encoding NUDIX hydrolase, translating to MPTPDFVLSLRKRIGHDPLWLPGVTAVVFNAEGQVLLGRRADNGRWALITGMLEPGEEAGPGAVREVEEETGIRAELEHLIHVGAHGPVTFPNGDVCSFLNLAFSCRYVSGEARVNDDESIEVGWYRLDALPPLSERHRMLIDLALTADGVPVFER from the coding sequence ATGCCTACCCCTGATTTTGTCCTGTCCCTGCGGAAGCGGATAGGACATGATCCGCTCTGGCTTCCCGGCGTCACGGCCGTGGTGTTCAACGCGGAAGGGCAGGTACTGCTGGGCCGCCGCGCGGACAACGGGCGGTGGGCCTTGATCACCGGAATGCTCGAACCGGGGGAGGAAGCGGGGCCGGGAGCCGTGCGTGAAGTGGAAGAGGAAACCGGCATCCGGGCCGAGCTGGAACACCTTATCCACGTCGGCGCCCACGGGCCGGTTACCTTCCCCAACGGCGATGTCTGCTCCTTCCTGAACCTGGCGTTCAGCTGCCGGTATGTGTCGGGGGAGGCGCGCGTGAACGACGACGAGTCCATCGAGGTGGGCTGGTACCGCCTGGATGCCCTGCCGCCCCTGAGCGAACGGCACCGAATGCTGATTGACCTGGCCCTGACGGCCGACGGCGTGCCGGTCTTCGAACGCTGA
- a CDS encoding MDR family MFS transporter: MTSTAERASGPLLLTQKRIWIIFSALIAGMLLSSLDQTIVSTAMPTIVGELGGVEHQTWITTAYLLATTIVMPIYGKFGDVLGRRNLFLFAIVLFTAASVGCAFATDFWGFVIFRAIQGLGGGGLMILSQAIIADIVPADQRGKYLGPLGGIFGLSAVAGPLLGGFFVDHLTWQWAFYINIPIGIAAFLIAFFTLTLPSKKATKRIDIAGVVLLSIATTCLIFFTDFGGSDERGWTDPLTLAFGAGMLVAATLFVMVENRVADPIIPMSLFRNPIFVNSTAIGFTLGMGMFAALAFVPTFLQMSTGTSAAVSGLLMLPMMVGMMGTSIYSGLAITKHGTYKKYPIMGAALVIAAMLWMTTLSADTPVWVICAQLFVFGAGLGYIMQVVVLVVQNSVPVGQIGTATSSNNYFREVGASLGVAIFGAMFTSRLSDNLNEVFTKAGFDPSAAGEATATLQPSVMNDLPEPIRDGIVTAYADSLAPVFWYLIPFLVIALVLAFFLKQIPLSDVAGMVARGEAVAGPEADRLEAERLAALKGTGAQAAAPAEAPEPEPQAPENPYREK, translated from the coding sequence ATGACCTCCACCGCCGAACGTGCTTCCGGGCCGCTTCTGCTGACCCAGAAACGCATCTGGATCATCTTTTCCGCCCTGATCGCAGGCATGCTGCTTTCCAGCCTCGACCAGACCATTGTTTCCACCGCCATGCCCACCATCGTGGGAGAACTGGGCGGCGTCGAGCATCAGACCTGGATCACCACCGCCTATCTGCTGGCCACCACCATCGTGATGCCCATTTACGGTAAGTTCGGTGACGTGCTGGGCCGGCGCAACCTGTTCCTGTTCGCCATTGTCCTGTTCACTGCGGCGTCGGTTGGATGTGCCTTCGCCACCGATTTCTGGGGCTTTGTCATCTTCCGGGCCATTCAGGGTCTTGGCGGCGGCGGCCTGATGATCCTGTCGCAGGCCATCATCGCGGACATTGTGCCGGCCGACCAGCGCGGCAAGTACCTCGGCCCGCTGGGCGGCATCTTCGGCCTTTCCGCCGTTGCAGGCCCCCTGCTGGGCGGCTTCTTCGTGGACCATCTGACCTGGCAGTGGGCGTTCTACATCAACATCCCAATCGGCATCGCTGCCTTCCTGATCGCCTTCTTCACCCTGACGCTGCCGAGCAAGAAGGCCACCAAACGGATCGACATCGCGGGCGTGGTCCTGCTGTCCATTGCCACCACCTGCCTGATTTTCTTCACGGACTTCGGCGGCAGCGACGAGCGCGGCTGGACCGACCCGCTGACGCTCGCCTTCGGCGCGGGGATGCTGGTTGCGGCAACCCTGTTCGTGATGGTGGAAAACCGCGTCGCGGACCCGATCATCCCGATGAGCCTGTTCCGGAACCCGATCTTCGTGAACAGCACGGCCATCGGCTTCACTCTGGGCATGGGCATGTTCGCAGCCCTTGCCTTCGTGCCGACCTTCCTGCAGATGTCCACCGGCACCTCGGCCGCGGTCTCCGGCCTGCTGATGCTGCCGATGATGGTGGGCATGATGGGTACCTCGATCTACTCGGGTCTCGCCATCACCAAGCACGGCACCTACAAGAAGTACCCGATCATGGGTGCGGCCCTGGTGATCGCTGCCATGCTCTGGATGACCACCCTCTCCGCCGACACCCCGGTCTGGGTGATCTGCGCACAGCTGTTCGTCTTCGGCGCCGGGCTCGGCTACATCATGCAGGTGGTGGTCCTTGTGGTGCAGAACTCCGTCCCCGTGGGCCAGATCGGCACCGCGACCTCCAGCAACAACTACTTCCGCGAGGTCGGCGCTTCCCTGGGCGTGGCTATCTTTGGTGCCATGTTCACCTCGCGCCTTTCGGACAACCTGAATGAGGTCTTCACCAAGGCCGGCTTCGATCCGTCCGCCGCCGGCGAGGCCACTGCCACCCTGCAGCCGTCCGTCATGAACGATCTGCCCGAACCCATCCGGGACGGCATTGTCACCGCCTATGCCGATTCGCTGGCCCCCGTTTTCTGGTACCTGATCCCGTTCCTGGTCATCGCGCTGGTCCTGGCCTTCTTCCTGAAGCAGATCCCGTTGTCCGACGTCGCCGGAATGGTGGCCCGCGGGGAAGCCGTTGCCGGCCCGGAGGCGGACCGGCTGGAGGCCGAACGCCTGGCCGCGCTCAAGGGAACCGGTGCGCAGGCCGCAGCCCCGGCAGAAGCCCCGGAGCCTGAGCCGCAGGCTCCGGAAAACCCCTACCGGGAGAAGTAG
- a CDS encoding TetR/AcrR family transcriptional regulator: protein MTKGATEDCGLRERKRTATRAAITAHARILTAANGVNGFTVEQLCERVGISRRTFFNYFPAKEDAILGSPADDLPQDLVQRFVDGGAGSAGEGISPALVADFVDLAVGMTERMAMSRSEMAQLKEAVSAEPRLIQKAMRGSQETEETFARIVAARESLPADDPRVRATVAVFGALVQRAGLRFFDPANTDSYRSILVTEVNAAIAVFSSASPLSVEPTDHRPASTAPADTAKDSK, encoded by the coding sequence GTGACGAAAGGTGCAACAGAAGACTGCGGACTGCGGGAGCGCAAGCGGACGGCCACCCGTGCCGCCATCACGGCGCACGCCCGCATCCTGACCGCCGCCAACGGTGTCAACGGCTTCACCGTCGAACAGCTGTGCGAGCGGGTCGGCATTTCCCGCCGGACGTTTTTCAACTACTTCCCCGCCAAGGAAGATGCCATTCTGGGTTCGCCCGCAGATGACCTTCCCCAGGATCTGGTTCAGCGCTTCGTCGACGGCGGCGCCGGCTCTGCAGGCGAAGGAATCTCCCCCGCCTTGGTTGCGGACTTCGTGGACCTGGCCGTCGGCATGACCGAACGCATGGCCATGTCCCGCTCGGAGATGGCGCAGCTGAAGGAAGCTGTCAGTGCCGAACCCCGGCTCATCCAAAAGGCCATGCGCGGCTCGCAGGAGACCGAGGAAACCTTTGCGCGGATAGTAGCTGCCCGGGAGTCCCTGCCGGCCGATGACCCACGCGTCCGGGCAACCGTTGCCGTCTTCGGAGCACTGGTCCAGCGCGCCGGGCTCCGCTTCTTCGATCCGGCCAACACCGATTCCTACCGCAGCATCCTCGTTACCGAGGTCAATGCGGCCATAGCCGTGTTTTCGTCCGCGTCTCCACTCTCCGTCGAACCAACGGACCACCGCCCTGCATCCACCGCCCCTGCCGATACCGCCAAGGACAGTAAATGA
- a CDS encoding class II fumarate hydratase, with protein MTSDTSEYRIEHDTMGEVRVPASALYRAQTQRAVENFPISGTTLEPSHIEALARIKKAAATANAELGVLDDERARAIEKAADAVAAGTYNDQFPIDIFQTGSGTSSNMNTNEVLAELATRALKDAGSETTVHPNDHVNASQSSNDVFPTSVHVAATSALINDLVPALEHLAVSLERKAEEFKDVVKSGRTHLMDATPVTLGQEFGGYAAQVRYGIERVQASLPRVAEVPLGGTAVGTGINTPAGFPQRVIELLAADTGLPLTEARDHFEAQANRDALVEVSGMLRTIAVSFSKIANDLRWMGSGPNTGLGEIAIPDLQPGSSIMPGKVNPVISEAVLQVAAQVVGNDAAVAWAGTFGYFELNVGIPVIAANLLESIRLLANSSRVMADKMIDGIEANVERARYLAEASPSIVTPLNKFIGYENAAKIAKYSVKEGKTIRQSVEDLGYVERGELTVEQLDKALDVLSMTKPPQA; from the coding sequence ATGACTTCTGACACCTCCGAATACCGCATCGAACACGACACCATGGGTGAGGTCCGGGTTCCGGCCTCCGCCCTCTACCGCGCCCAGACCCAGCGCGCGGTCGAGAACTTCCCCATTTCCGGCACCACGCTGGAACCCTCGCACATCGAAGCGCTCGCCCGGATCAAGAAGGCCGCCGCGACCGCCAACGCGGAACTGGGAGTACTCGACGACGAGCGCGCCCGGGCCATTGAAAAGGCCGCCGACGCCGTCGCCGCCGGCACCTACAATGACCAGTTCCCGATCGACATCTTCCAGACGGGCTCCGGCACCTCCTCGAACATGAACACCAACGAGGTCCTCGCGGAGCTCGCCACCCGGGCGCTGAAGGACGCCGGCAGCGAGACCACTGTCCACCCCAACGACCATGTGAACGCCTCGCAGTCCTCCAACGACGTTTTCCCGACCTCGGTGCACGTTGCCGCCACGTCCGCCCTGATCAATGACCTGGTCCCCGCCCTCGAGCACCTTGCCGTGTCCCTGGAGCGCAAGGCCGAAGAATTCAAGGACGTCGTCAAGTCCGGGCGAACCCACCTGATGGACGCCACTCCGGTCACCCTTGGCCAGGAATTCGGCGGCTACGCCGCACAGGTGCGCTACGGCATCGAGCGCGTGCAGGCGTCCCTGCCCCGTGTAGCCGAAGTCCCGCTGGGCGGCACCGCCGTCGGTACCGGCATCAACACTCCCGCCGGATTCCCGCAGCGCGTGATCGAACTGCTGGCCGCTGACACCGGCCTGCCGCTGACCGAAGCGCGGGACCACTTCGAAGCACAGGCCAACCGCGACGCACTGGTCGAGGTGTCCGGCATGCTGCGCACCATCGCCGTGTCCTTCTCCAAGATCGCCAACGACCTGCGTTGGATGGGTTCGGGCCCCAACACCGGCCTGGGCGAAATTGCCATCCCGGACCTGCAGCCGGGCTCCTCGATCATGCCGGGCAAGGTCAACCCCGTCATCTCCGAAGCCGTCCTGCAGGTTGCCGCGCAGGTAGTGGGCAACGACGCCGCCGTGGCCTGGGCCGGCACCTTCGGTTACTTCGAACTCAACGTGGGCATTCCGGTGATCGCCGCGAACCTGCTCGAGTCCATCCGGCTCCTGGCGAACTCCTCCCGCGTCATGGCGGACAAGATGATTGACGGCATCGAAGCAAACGTCGAGCGCGCCCGCTACCTGGCGGAGGCTTCCCCGTCCATCGTGACTCCGCTGAACAAGTTCATCGGCTACGAAAACGCAGCGAAGATCGCCAAGTACTCGGTCAAGGAAGGCAAGACCATCCGCCAGTCCGTCGAGGACCTCGGTTACGTGGAGCGCGGGGAACTCACGGTTGAGCAGCTGGACAAGGCACTGGACGTCCTGTCCATGACGAAGCCGCCGCAGGCCTAA
- a CDS encoding carbonic anhydrase yields the protein METASEQIITPAQAWQKLREGNERFVAGTARHPNQDAPRRSSLVEGQNPFAVIFGCSDSRLAAEIIFDLGLGDAFVVRTAGQVIDDAVLGSLEYSVGTLGVPLIVVLGHDNCGAVTAAKATVDTGEMPTGYVRTLVERITPSVLAAQRKDLHEVNDMVVEHTKQTAERLVESSRLISAAVEEGQVAVIGLSYRLAEGNAELVSGFGALEHPAVLRSSLPK from the coding sequence GTGGAAACAGCGAGCGAACAGATCATCACACCCGCCCAGGCCTGGCAGAAGCTGCGTGAAGGCAACGAACGTTTCGTAGCCGGCACCGCCCGCCACCCCAACCAGGACGCGCCTCGACGCAGTTCCCTCGTTGAGGGGCAGAACCCGTTTGCAGTGATTTTCGGCTGCTCGGACTCCCGCCTCGCTGCAGAGATCATCTTCGACCTCGGTCTCGGGGACGCGTTTGTGGTCCGCACCGCCGGACAGGTCATTGACGACGCCGTGCTCGGCTCGCTGGAGTACAGCGTCGGCACGCTGGGCGTACCCCTCATTGTGGTGCTGGGCCATGACAACTGCGGCGCCGTCACTGCCGCCAAAGCCACCGTGGACACGGGCGAAATGCCCACCGGGTACGTCCGCACCCTGGTGGAGCGGATCACTCCGTCCGTGCTGGCGGCGCAGCGCAAGGACCTGCACGAAGTCAATGACATGGTGGTTGAACACACCAAGCAGACCGCGGAACGCCTGGTGGAAAGTTCCCGCCTCATTTCCGCTGCAGTGGAGGAAGGGCAAGTTGCCGTTATCGGCCTGTCCTACCGGCTGGCGGAAGGCAACGCCGAACTCGTCTCCGGCTTCGGCGCCCTCGAGCATCCCGCCGTCCTGCGTTCGTCGCTGCCCAAGTAG
- a CDS encoding DUF4245 domain-containing protein produces MSETQPDPQQTDEPVTPVLTAKQAKRANATVIGMLIATGLTLALCLVPVLLNPAPKMQARNVDVAAAANQAAGDAGYQPLALELPDGWSANYARWNAGTNDGVPNWEVGYVTPDTEFISLTQTNAANPTWIFEHSGNSTVSGERPAGGVSWELRDSSNKDSTLVAEIDGQTVILTGSADLAEFDVLAEHVVRELRSN; encoded by the coding sequence GTGAGTGAAACGCAGCCCGATCCCCAGCAGACCGATGAACCCGTAACGCCGGTATTGACCGCCAAGCAGGCCAAGCGGGCCAATGCCACCGTGATAGGCATGCTGATCGCCACCGGACTCACGCTGGCGCTGTGCCTGGTGCCCGTACTGCTGAATCCCGCGCCCAAGATGCAGGCCCGCAACGTCGATGTTGCTGCCGCTGCCAACCAGGCCGCCGGAGACGCCGGCTACCAGCCGCTGGCCCTGGAGCTTCCGGACGGCTGGAGTGCCAACTACGCCCGCTGGAATGCCGGAACCAACGACGGCGTCCCGAATTGGGAAGTCGGATATGTCACTCCGGATACCGAGTTCATCTCCCTGACCCAGACCAACGCCGCCAATCCCACCTGGATCTTCGAACACAGCGGCAACTCGACCGTGTCCGGTGAACGGCCGGCAGGCGGAGTCTCCTGGGAGCTGCGCGATTCCTCCAATAAGGACTCAACACTGGTCGCGGAGATCGACGGGCAAACCGTGATCCTCACCGGTTCCGCCGACCTGGCGGAATTCGATGTGCTCGCCGAACACGTGGTCCGCGAGCTGCGCAGCAACTGA
- the glpX gene encoding class II fructose-bisphosphatase, protein MRFDVSKGAQYSTLSPALAVGDSEPDRNLALELVRVTEAAAIAGGHWVGFGDKNAADGAAVDAMRSLISTVSFNGVVVIGEGEKDEAPMLYNGEHVGDGTGALCDVAVDPIDGTRLTALGINNALAVLAVAERGTMFDPSAVFYMEKLVTGPEAADMVDLRLPVKQNLHLIAKAKGKKINQLNVMILERDRHKPLVQEIRDAGARTRMLMDGDVAGGIAAAREGTDVDALMGIGGTPEGIITACAIKTLGGVIQGRLWPTSDDEKQKAIDAGHDLDRVMSTNDLVTSDNCYFAATGITDGDLLRGVRYKKDRVLTQSIVMRSKSGTIRVVDGEHQAHKWESYARSN, encoded by the coding sequence ATGAGGTTTGACGTGTCCAAAGGTGCCCAGTACTCCACACTTTCCCCCGCATTGGCAGTCGGGGACTCCGAGCCGGACCGCAACCTGGCCCTGGAACTCGTCCGAGTCACCGAGGCGGCGGCCATCGCCGGCGGCCACTGGGTGGGCTTCGGTGACAAGAACGCGGCAGACGGTGCTGCCGTGGATGCCATGCGCTCACTCATTTCCACGGTCTCCTTCAACGGCGTGGTGGTGATCGGTGAAGGTGAAAAAGACGAAGCGCCGATGCTCTACAACGGCGAGCACGTTGGTGACGGCACCGGCGCCCTCTGCGATGTCGCGGTGGATCCGATCGACGGCACCCGCTTGACTGCATTGGGCATCAACAACGCCCTTGCCGTGCTGGCCGTCGCGGAACGCGGCACCATGTTCGATCCTTCGGCGGTCTTCTACATGGAAAAGCTGGTCACGGGACCGGAAGCCGCAGACATGGTGGACCTTCGCCTTCCGGTGAAGCAGAACCTGCACCTGATTGCCAAGGCCAAGGGCAAGAAAATCAACCAGCTCAACGTGATGATCCTGGAGCGGGACCGGCACAAGCCGCTGGTGCAGGAAATCCGCGACGCCGGTGCGCGCACCCGGATGCTGATGGACGGTGACGTCGCCGGCGGCATCGCTGCAGCACGCGAAGGCACCGACGTCGACGCACTGATGGGCATCGGCGGCACCCCCGAGGGCATCATCACGGCCTGCGCGATCAAGACGCTGGGCGGCGTCATCCAGGGCCGGCTGTGGCCGACCTCCGACGATGAGAAGCAGAAGGCCATCGACGCCGGGCATGACCTGGACCGCGTGATGTCCACCAATGACCTCGTCACGAGCGACAACTGCTACTTTGCCGCCACCGGAATCACCGACGGCGACCTGCTGCGCGGCGTGCGCTACAAGAAGGACCGGGTCCTGACCCAGTCGATCGTGATGCGCTCCAAGTCCGGCACCATCCGCGTGGTGGACGGCGAACACCAGGCACACAAGTGGGAGTCCTACGCCCGCTCCAACTAG
- a CDS encoding lipid II:glycine glycyltransferase FemX, with protein MTLRVTPCSDAATWNETVNRFRGHPQQLWGWGKTKADHGWNVDRVLVSDDAGTVLGCAQVLLRALPFPFRALAYIPRGPQGEPGRELEVLDAVADYVKSTHSAVALSIEPDWDADGKLVAGLPGLGFRSSANTILIGRTLILDLQRSLEDLSGDMSKKHRQYIRKSGREDLTYRRVTRAELGKCLAVYKLTAERANFGIHEDSYYLDIFDNLGEDSPVYAAFKGEDVVAFLWLSTSGYTSFELYGGMTEEGERLRANYALKWHAISDMKERGITRYDFNGLLNDGVSKFKMGWAKHEDQLAGTWDKPLSPLYPVFSTALPLAKTGMRKARGAAAALKARLGR; from the coding sequence ATGACACTGCGCGTTACCCCCTGCTCCGATGCCGCCACCTGGAACGAAACCGTGAACCGCTTCCGCGGGCACCCGCAGCAGTTGTGGGGCTGGGGGAAGACCAAGGCAGACCACGGATGGAACGTAGACCGCGTCCTGGTGAGCGACGACGCCGGTACGGTCCTCGGGTGCGCTCAGGTCCTGCTGCGTGCGCTTCCCTTCCCCTTCCGGGCCCTTGCCTACATTCCCCGCGGCCCGCAGGGTGAGCCGGGACGGGAACTCGAAGTCCTGGACGCCGTTGCGGATTACGTCAAGAGCACCCATTCCGCCGTGGCCTTGTCCATCGAACCTGACTGGGATGCGGACGGGAAGCTGGTGGCGGGGTTGCCCGGACTGGGCTTCCGCAGCAGCGCGAACACCATCCTCATCGGCCGGACGCTGATCCTGGACCTGCAGCGCAGCCTCGAGGACCTGTCGGGGGACATGAGCAAAAAACACCGGCAGTACATCCGCAAGTCCGGGCGCGAGGACCTGACCTACCGGCGGGTGACGCGTGCGGAACTCGGCAAATGCCTGGCCGTGTACAAGCTCACCGCCGAACGGGCGAACTTCGGCATCCACGAGGATTCCTACTACCTGGATATCTTCGACAACCTCGGCGAGGATTCACCGGTCTACGCTGCCTTCAAGGGCGAGGACGTGGTCGCGTTCCTGTGGCTTTCCACCAGCGGCTACACCTCCTTCGAGCTCTACGGCGGAATGACCGAGGAGGGTGAACGGCTACGGGCGAACTATGCCCTCAAATGGCACGCCATCTCCGATATGAAGGAGCGGGGGATCACGCGGTACGACTTCAACGGCCTGCTCAATGACGGGGTCTCGAAGTTCAAGATGGGCTGGGCGAAGCACGAGGACCAGCTGGCCGGCACCTGGGACAAGCCCCTGTCCCCGCTCTATCCGGTCTTCTCCACCGCGCTGCCGCTGGCCAAGACAGGAATGCGCAAGGCCCGCGGAGCAGCGGCCGCCCTGAAGGCCCGGCTGGGCCGCTAG